The following proteins come from a genomic window of Acinonyx jubatus isolate Ajub_Pintada_27869175 chromosome C1, VMU_Ajub_asm_v1.0, whole genome shotgun sequence:
- the KLHL17 gene encoding kelch-like protein 17 isoform X1 produces MQPRSERPAGRTQSPEHGSPGPGPEAPPPPPPPQPPAPEAERARPRQARPTAPMEGAMQLLSREGHTVSHNSKRHYHDAFVAMSRMRQRGLLCDIVLHVAAKEIRAHKVVLASCSPYFHAMFTNEMSESRQTHVTLHDIDPQALDQLVQFAYTAEIVVGEGNVQTLLPAASLLQLNGVRDACCKFLLSQLDPSNCLGIRGFADTHSCGDLLKAAHRYVLQHFVDVAKTEEFMLLPLKQVLELVSSDSLNVPSEEDVYRAVLSWVKHDVDSRRQHVPRLMKCVRLPLLSRDFLLGHVDAESLVRHHPDCKDLLIEALKFHLLPEQRGVLGTSRTRPRRCEGAGPVLFAVGGGSLFAIHGDCEAYDTRTDRWHVVASMSTRRARVGVAAVGNRLYAVGGYDGTSDLATVESYDPVTNTWQPEVSMGTRRSCLGVAALHGLLYAAGGYDGASCLNSAERYDPLTGTWTSIAAMSTRRRYVRVAMLDGNLYAVGGYDSSSHLATVEKYEPQVNAWTPVASMLSRRSSAGVAVLEGALYVAGGNDGTSCLNSVERYSPKAGAWESVAPMNIRRSTHDLVAMDGWLYAVGGNDGSSSLNSIEKYNPRTNKWVAASCMFTRRSSVGAAVLELLNFPPPSSPTLSVSSTSL; encoded by the exons ATGCAGCCGCGCAGCGAGCGCCCGGCTGGCAGGACACAAAGCCCGGAGCACGGCAGTCCGGGGCCCGGGCCGgaggcgccgccgccgccaccgccgccgcagccgccggc CCCAGAGGCAGAGCGTGCGCGTCCTCGGCAGGCCCGGCCCACGGCCCCCATGGAGGGTGCAATGCAGCTGCTGAGCCGTGAGGGCCACACTGTGTCCCACAACTCCAAACGGCACTATCACGACGCCTTCGTGGCCATGAGCCGCATGCGGCAGCGTGGCCTCCTGTGTGACATCGTCCTGCACGTGGCAGCCAAGGAGATCCGAGCACACAAGGTGGTGCTAGCCTCCTGCAGCCCCTACTTCCACGCCATGTTCACAA ATGAGATGAGTGAGAGCCGCCAGACGCACGTGACGCTGCACGACATTGACCCTCAGGCCTTGGACCAGCTGGTGCAGTTTGCATACACTGCCGAGATCGTCGTGGGCGAGGGCAACGTACAG ACtctgctcccagctgccagccTCCTGCAGCTGAATGGCGTCCGTGACGCCTGCTGCAAGTTCCTGCTGAGTCAGCTCGACCCCTCCAACTGCCTGGGCATCCGGGGCTTTGCTGACACACATTCCTGCGGTGACCTGCTCAAGGCAGCACACAGGTACGTGCTGCAGCACTTCGTGGATGTGGCCAAGACTGAGGAGTTCATGCTGTTGCCACTAAAGCAG GTGCTGGAACTGGTCTCCAGCGACAGCCTGAACGTGCCTTCGGAGGAGGACGTCTACCGTGCCGTCCTGAGCTGGGTCAAGCATGACGTGGACTCTCGGAGACAGCATGTCCCAAGG CTGATGAAGTGTGTGCGCCTGCCCCTGCTGAGCCGGGACTTCCTGCTGGGCCATGTGGATGCCGAGAGCCTGGTGAGGCACCACCCTGACTGCAAGGACCTGCTCATTGAGGCCCTCAAGTTCCACCTGCTGCCTGAGCAGAGGGGCGTTCTGGGCACCAGCCGTACGCGGCCCCGGCGCTGTGAGGGCGCTGGCCCTGTGCTCTTTGCTGTGG GTGGAGGGAGCCTGTTCGCCATCCACGGGGACTGTGAAGCATACGACACACGCACTGACCGCTGGCACGTGGTGGCCTCCATGTCCACGCGCCGGGCCCGGGTGGGCGTGGCAGCAGTTGGGAACCGGCTGTATGCCGTGGGTGG TTACGATGGGACTTCAGACCTGGCCACCGTAGAGTCGTACGACCCCGTGACCAACACCTGGCAGCCTGAGGTGTCCATGGGCACAAGGCGCAGCTGCCTGGGTGTGGCCGCCCTGCATGGGCTCCTGTATGCAGCTGGTGGCTACGATGGGGCCTCCTGCCTCAACAG TGCTGAGCGCTATGACCCTCTGACGGGAACATGGACGTCCATCGCTGCCATGAGCACCCGGAGGCGATACGTGCGTGTGGCCATGCTTG ATGGGAACTTGTACGCGGTGGGTGGTTACGACAGCTCATCGCACCTGGCAACTGTGGAGAAGTATGAGCCCCAG GTAAACGCGTGGACCCCCGTGGCTTCCATGTTGAGCCGACGAAGCTCAGCAGGGGTGGCCGTGCTGGAGGGGGCTCTCTACGTGGCCGGCGGCAATGATGGCACCAGCTGCCTCAACTCTGTGGAGAGATACAGCCCTAAGGCGGGTGCCTGGGAGAGTGTAGCACCCATGAACATCCGAAG GAGCACCCACGACCTAGTGGCCATGGACGGCTGGCTGTACGCGGTGGGGGGCAACGATGGCAGCTCCAGCCTCAACTCCATCGAGAAGTATAACCCGAGGACCAACAAGTGGGTGGCCGCGTCCTGCATGTTCACGCGGCGCAGCAGCGTGGGCGCGGCGGTGCTCGAGCTGCTCAACTTCCCGCCGCCCTCTTCACCCACGCTGTCCGTGTCGTCCACCAGCCTCTGA
- the KLHL17 gene encoding kelch-like protein 17 isoform X2 yields the protein MEGAMQLLSREGHTVSHNSKRHYHDAFVAMSRMRQRGLLCDIVLHVAAKEIRAHKVVLASCSPYFHAMFTNEMSESRQTHVTLHDIDPQALDQLVQFAYTAEIVVGEGNVQTLLPAASLLQLNGVRDACCKFLLSQLDPSNCLGIRGFADTHSCGDLLKAAHRYVLQHFVDVAKTEEFMLLPLKQVLELVSSDSLNVPSEEDVYRAVLSWVKHDVDSRRQHVPRLMKCVRLPLLSRDFLLGHVDAESLVRHHPDCKDLLIEALKFHLLPEQRGVLGTSRTRPRRCEGAGPVLFAVGGGSLFAIHGDCEAYDTRTDRWHVVASMSTRRARVGVAAVGNRLYAVGGYDGTSDLATVESYDPVTNTWQPEVSMGTRRSCLGVAALHGLLYAAGGYDGASCLNSAERYDPLTGTWTSIAAMSTRRRYVRVAMLDGNLYAVGGYDSSSHLATVEKYEPQVNAWTPVASMLSRRSSAGVAVLEGALYVAGGNDGTSCLNSVERYSPKAGAWESVAPMNIRRSTHDLVAMDGWLYAVGGNDGSSSLNSIEKYNPRTNKWVAASCMFTRRSSVGAAVLELLNFPPPSSPTLSVSSTSL from the exons ATGGAGGGTGCAATGCAGCTGCTGAGCCGTGAGGGCCACACTGTGTCCCACAACTCCAAACGGCACTATCACGACGCCTTCGTGGCCATGAGCCGCATGCGGCAGCGTGGCCTCCTGTGTGACATCGTCCTGCACGTGGCAGCCAAGGAGATCCGAGCACACAAGGTGGTGCTAGCCTCCTGCAGCCCCTACTTCCACGCCATGTTCACAA ATGAGATGAGTGAGAGCCGCCAGACGCACGTGACGCTGCACGACATTGACCCTCAGGCCTTGGACCAGCTGGTGCAGTTTGCATACACTGCCGAGATCGTCGTGGGCGAGGGCAACGTACAG ACtctgctcccagctgccagccTCCTGCAGCTGAATGGCGTCCGTGACGCCTGCTGCAAGTTCCTGCTGAGTCAGCTCGACCCCTCCAACTGCCTGGGCATCCGGGGCTTTGCTGACACACATTCCTGCGGTGACCTGCTCAAGGCAGCACACAGGTACGTGCTGCAGCACTTCGTGGATGTGGCCAAGACTGAGGAGTTCATGCTGTTGCCACTAAAGCAG GTGCTGGAACTGGTCTCCAGCGACAGCCTGAACGTGCCTTCGGAGGAGGACGTCTACCGTGCCGTCCTGAGCTGGGTCAAGCATGACGTGGACTCTCGGAGACAGCATGTCCCAAGG CTGATGAAGTGTGTGCGCCTGCCCCTGCTGAGCCGGGACTTCCTGCTGGGCCATGTGGATGCCGAGAGCCTGGTGAGGCACCACCCTGACTGCAAGGACCTGCTCATTGAGGCCCTCAAGTTCCACCTGCTGCCTGAGCAGAGGGGCGTTCTGGGCACCAGCCGTACGCGGCCCCGGCGCTGTGAGGGCGCTGGCCCTGTGCTCTTTGCTGTGG GTGGAGGGAGCCTGTTCGCCATCCACGGGGACTGTGAAGCATACGACACACGCACTGACCGCTGGCACGTGGTGGCCTCCATGTCCACGCGCCGGGCCCGGGTGGGCGTGGCAGCAGTTGGGAACCGGCTGTATGCCGTGGGTGG TTACGATGGGACTTCAGACCTGGCCACCGTAGAGTCGTACGACCCCGTGACCAACACCTGGCAGCCTGAGGTGTCCATGGGCACAAGGCGCAGCTGCCTGGGTGTGGCCGCCCTGCATGGGCTCCTGTATGCAGCTGGTGGCTACGATGGGGCCTCCTGCCTCAACAG TGCTGAGCGCTATGACCCTCTGACGGGAACATGGACGTCCATCGCTGCCATGAGCACCCGGAGGCGATACGTGCGTGTGGCCATGCTTG ATGGGAACTTGTACGCGGTGGGTGGTTACGACAGCTCATCGCACCTGGCAACTGTGGAGAAGTATGAGCCCCAG GTAAACGCGTGGACCCCCGTGGCTTCCATGTTGAGCCGACGAAGCTCAGCAGGGGTGGCCGTGCTGGAGGGGGCTCTCTACGTGGCCGGCGGCAATGATGGCACCAGCTGCCTCAACTCTGTGGAGAGATACAGCCCTAAGGCGGGTGCCTGGGAGAGTGTAGCACCCATGAACATCCGAAG GAGCACCCACGACCTAGTGGCCATGGACGGCTGGCTGTACGCGGTGGGGGGCAACGATGGCAGCTCCAGCCTCAACTCCATCGAGAAGTATAACCCGAGGACCAACAAGTGGGTGGCCGCGTCCTGCATGTTCACGCGGCGCAGCAGCGTGGGCGCGGCGGTGCTCGAGCTGCTCAACTTCCCGCCGCCCTCTTCACCCACGCTGTCCGTGTCGTCCACCAGCCTCTGA